In Egibacteraceae bacterium, the following proteins share a genomic window:
- a CDS encoding 4Fe-4S binding protein, with the protein MGLTDKGLHPEIFDDYRIETVDPNWLQERVKPKRHIGLTPELCILCRACEDVCPWECIFMMSPGIIKEAENTEVMTLATTANAVFVIDDNECTRCSICVERCPSDALWLGRVDN; encoded by the coding sequence ATGGGACTGACCGACAAGGGCCTCCACCCCGAGATCTTCGATGACTACCGGATCGAGACCGTCGACCCGAACTGGCTGCAGGAACGGGTGAAGCCCAAGCGCCACATCGGGCTGACGCCCGAGCTGTGCATCCTGTGCCGAGCCTGTGAGGACGTCTGCCCGTGGGAGTGCATCTTCATGATGTCGCCCGGGATCATCAAGGAAGCCGAGAACACCGAGGTCATGACGCTGGCGACCACCGCGAACGCGGTGTTCGTCATCGACGACAACGAGTGCACCCGCTGCTCCATCTGCGTGGAGCGCTGCCCCTCCGACGCGTTGTGGCTGGGGCGCGTCGACAACTGA